From one Candidatus Nitrosocosmicus arcticus genomic stretch:
- the rqcH gene encoding ribosome rescue protein RqcH — protein MAISEIELRYIVNNIKEVIDSVYYVSNISLITKNALILKFHHSQKNDVSLLVSSLGICITKYKYSIIEDNDSLKKIKTDLERSKLIDISVVSGERIVEFVFQSIQGMKYYLIVELFGHGNIIICNESHKILNILNTINVRHRVLKPGLKYFPPPSRGADPLSLNFDDFLSLVKNSDQGNIDIKRWLGRTLSISKKFIELAVQNSKVPNKKVRDLTSVELKNLFEELTSLIRNISTGIGHEPCIILDDDNNPADVSPITPSDIPPDHIRKYSLYTDAIDEFLNYSVLHTSSSRNSELEKQIESLEHDLNEQKKAKDLVISKSNQLRDFANLLMQETDGVLNPEKHSIAKLLHDSDAKILSIKGRDYLEIVDEKISIDIGNSNIPKISSLLFNVAKDMERGLITIENSHSKLLEQMDKIQKQKNKKPSLSEIKILTNKEWYEKYRWFLTTDDVLAIGGRDSSSNSVLIRRHLTENDYVFHAEVNGSPFFILKNANNKTSTDLSQSIIETAQATVSFSRSWKDNLSSADAYWVYPSQVKKGAPTGQYLPKGAFIIEGKRNFVKNLEIKLAIGLSFIEDRPLFIVGPFSAILKRSISLRNMIPSGFDVVKASKKIKSDFVDYSIKNEFPERLIHHLKNLSIDEIVRILPVGQFKLLPIEKGELKYDFNNFLPK, from the coding sequence ATGGCTATTTCAGAGATTGAACTTAGATATATTGTAAATAACATCAAAGAAGTTATTGATAGTGTTTATTATGTAAGCAATATTTCTCTTATAACAAAAAACGCTCTGATCCTAAAATTTCACCATTCACAAAAAAATGATGTTTCACTTCTTGTTTCTTCCTTGGGAATCTGTATTACCAAGTATAAGTATTCTATTATTGAAGATAATGACTCTTTAAAAAAAATTAAGACTGATCTTGAACGTTCAAAACTGATCGATATCTCTGTCGTATCTGGAGAACGAATAGTTGAATTTGTTTTTCAATCCATTCAAGGAATGAAATATTATTTAATTGTCGAACTATTTGGTCATGGCAACATAATAATTTGCAATGAATCGCACAAGATTTTGAATATTCTAAATACCATTAACGTTCGACATAGAGTGTTGAAACCTGGGTTGAAATATTTTCCTCCTCCTTCTAGAGGAGCTGACCCGCTATCTTTAAATTTTGACGATTTTTTATCTTTAGTCAAAAATAGCGATCAGGGGAATATTGATATAAAAAGATGGTTAGGACGAACGTTATCAATCTCAAAGAAATTTATCGAATTGGCAGTTCAAAATAGTAAAGTACCTAACAAGAAAGTTAGAGATCTGACTTCAGTTGAACTAAAGAACTTGTTCGAAGAATTGACCTCATTAATAAGAAATATTTCAACCGGTATCGGACATGAACCGTGCATTATTTTAGATGATGATAATAATCCTGCAGACGTAAGTCCAATAACTCCATCAGATATTCCTCCGGATCATATTAGAAAATATAGTTTGTACACTGATGCAATTGATGAATTTCTAAACTATTCCGTTTTACATACTAGTTCCTCGAGAAATTCCGAATTAGAAAAGCAGATCGAGTCATTAGAGCATGATTTGAATGAACAGAAAAAAGCTAAAGACCTTGTTATTTCCAAATCAAACCAGCTCAGAGATTTTGCCAATCTGCTTATGCAAGAGACTGACGGTGTGTTGAATCCAGAAAAACACTCAATTGCAAAATTACTTCATGATTCGGATGCTAAAATTTTGAGCATAAAAGGTAGGGATTATCTGGAAATTGTAGACGAAAAAATATCTATAGATATAGGGAATTCTAACATCCCAAAAATTTCTTCCTTGCTATTTAATGTTGCAAAGGATATGGAAAGAGGATTGATTACCATAGAAAATTCCCATTCAAAATTGCTTGAACAAATGGACAAAATTCAAAAACAGAAAAACAAAAAACCATCATTATCAGAAATTAAGATTTTAACTAATAAAGAATGGTATGAAAAATATCGATGGTTTCTTACAACCGACGATGTTTTAGCTATAGGCGGCAGGGATTCATCGTCAAATTCAGTACTTATAAGAAGACATCTTACAGAAAACGACTATGTTTTTCATGCAGAGGTCAATGGCTCCCCTTTCTTTATATTAAAGAACGCTAATAACAAAACCAGCACGGATCTATCACAAAGTATCATTGAAACTGCTCAGGCAACTGTATCTTTTAGTAGGTCTTGGAAGGATAATCTTTCTTCTGCTGATGCGTATTGGGTCTATCCATCTCAGGTAAAAAAAGGCGCACCTACGGGTCAGTATCTTCCAAAAGGGGCATTTATAATTGAAGGCAAGAGAAATTTTGTAAAAAATTTGGAAATAAAACTTGCAATTGGTCTATCTTTCATTGAAGACAGACCATTATTTATTGTCGGACCCTTCTCTGCAATTTTGAAAAGATCCATAAGTTTAAGAAATATGATTCCGTCTGGCTTTGATGTTGTAAAGGCTTCAAAAAAGATAAAATCTGATTTTGTAGATTACTCTATAAAAAATGAATTTCCTGAACGCTTAATACATCATCTAAAGAATTTATCAATAGATGAAATAGTAAGAATCTTGCCTGTAGGTCAATTCAAACTATTGCCTATTGAAAAAGGTGAGTTAAAGTATGATTTTAATAATTTTTTACCAAAGTAA
- the pyrI gene encoding aspartate carbamoyltransferase regulatory subunit, whose translation MSEFNQLLVRRIRNGTVIDHIESPRALLVLNILNITGQEGNVITVALNVPSVKQKKKDIIKVENKFLEKKETDKLALIAPNATINIIKDYKLTEKRRIQLPDKIIGFFKCPNLRCITNTEEGLSSKIEIIDKKNILLKCQYCARSITTNELIK comes from the coding sequence ATGTCAGAATTCAATCAACTTTTGGTAAGAAGAATACGAAACGGTACCGTCATTGATCATATAGAATCGCCCAGGGCGCTGCTTGTTCTCAACATATTAAATATTACAGGTCAAGAGGGAAATGTAATAACAGTAGCATTAAACGTACCAAGTGTTAAGCAGAAGAAAAAAGACATTATAAAGGTAGAAAACAAGTTTTTGGAAAAGAAAGAAACCGACAAGCTCGCATTAATTGCTCCTAATGCAACCATCAACATTATTAAAGATTATAAATTAACCGAAAAGAGAAGGATTCAGCTTCCAGATAAGATAATAGGTTTTTTTAAATGTCCTAATTTAAGATGCATTACAAACACCGAAGAAGGATTAAGTTCAAAAATTGAAATAATTGATAAAAAAAATATACTGTTGAAATGTCAATATTGTGCACGATCTATAACCACTAATGAATTAATTAAATAG
- a CDS encoding homospermidine biosynthesis protein, translating to MNHNRHSFSGKKIDPPEIFANMNISELIDLFRNTGYNARRLAEAADLMKKMVESDATICLTIAGALTPIGFGKIISTMIENGFVDWIVTTGANAYHDLHFAYDLPVRQGHFDVDDDILYSKQIVRIYDVYIKEYGTLQSQDTIIQKNIQNIYQKHIDITNSSTADLSYLIGKEAAEKSKAPGKSFMVSAYKSNVPIYIPALSDSSIGLNMLPSMLDGKPSINPIKDIAESTAILWKSNISGGFELGGGVPKNFFQQTGPALYQILKIKEGGHDFIIQLTDARPDTGGLSGATLQEGKSWGKIKTSHKGNVIVYGDTSVYFPILCSYLLSECKPRSKKQIYKKKDSWVEEMKTQYMKKIKLNNTMDKIIVI from the coding sequence TTGAACCATAACCGACATAGTTTTTCAGGAAAAAAAATTGACCCCCCGGAAATCTTTGCTAATATGAATATATCAGAATTGATAGATTTATTCAGAAATACAGGATATAATGCAAGGAGATTAGCAGAGGCGGCAGATCTAATGAAAAAAATGGTGGAATCTGATGCAACAATTTGTTTAACTATAGCAGGAGCATTAACACCAATCGGATTTGGGAAGATTATATCAACTATGATAGAGAACGGTTTTGTTGATTGGATTGTTACAACAGGTGCAAATGCCTATCATGATTTACACTTTGCATATGACTTGCCGGTTAGACAGGGCCATTTTGACGTGGATGATGATATATTATATTCGAAACAAATTGTAAGAATTTATGATGTATATATAAAAGAATACGGGACACTTCAATCCCAGGATACAATAATACAAAAAAATATTCAAAACATATACCAAAAACATATCGACATTACAAATAGCTCAACTGCTGATCTATCTTATTTGATAGGAAAAGAAGCTGCTGAAAAATCCAAGGCACCTGGCAAATCATTTATGGTCTCAGCATACAAATCTAATGTCCCTATCTATATACCAGCACTCAGCGATTCTTCAATCGGATTGAACATGCTACCTTCGATGCTTGATGGAAAGCCATCGATAAATCCTATTAAAGATATTGCAGAATCAACAGCAATTTTATGGAAAAGTAATATTTCAGGTGGATTTGAGTTGGGTGGAGGAGTACCAAAGAACTTTTTTCAGCAGACCGGCCCAGCCCTGTATCAAATCTTAAAAATAAAGGAAGGAGGACATGATTTCATAATCCAACTCACCGACGCAAGACCTGATACAGGCGGTCTATCCGGAGCGACATTGCAAGAGGGTAAAAGTTGGGGAAAGATAAAGACTTCGCACAAAGGAAACGTAATAGTTTATGGTGATACATCTGTCTATTTTCCAATTCTTTGTTCTTATTTGCTGAGTGAATGCAAACCAAGGAGTAAAAAACAAATTTACAAGAAAAAGGATTCCTGGGTAGAAGAAATGAAAACACAATATATGAAAAAAATAAAATTAAACAACACGATGGATAAAATAATAGTAATATAG
- the cbiT gene encoding precorrin-6Y C5,15-methyltransferase (decarboxylating) subunit CbiT has product MIWNYKTPGIPDEFFDRIDNVPITKEDIRSIIISKLRLKEGFTALDIGCGSGSITAELILQTKGKVYAIDMDKVAIDLTEKNLTKFGILNDATIIHGLAQDVLPKLPNVDAIVIGGTTGETEQIIKLAISKLNEGGRIVVTSILIETIYNALKAMQDSELQEIDITQVTIAKAKKTSSGTMMISRNPVIIFSGTK; this is encoded by the coding sequence ATGATCTGGAATTACAAGACTCCCGGCATTCCTGACGAATTTTTTGACAGGATAGACAACGTACCAATTACAAAAGAAGACATTAGATCGATAATAATTAGTAAATTACGACTAAAAGAAGGGTTTACGGCATTGGATATTGGATGTGGTAGTGGTAGTATAACTGCGGAATTGATTCTTCAAACAAAAGGTAAAGTTTATGCCATTGATATGGACAAGGTTGCGATTGACCTAACGGAGAAAAATTTAACAAAATTTGGGATCTTAAATGATGCCACGATTATACATGGATTAGCTCAAGATGTTTTACCCAAATTGCCTAATGTTGACGCAATTGTAATAGGTGGAACTACTGGGGAAACCGAACAGATAATAAAATTAGCTATTTCCAAGCTAAATGAAGGAGGGAGAATAGTGGTCACATCCATCTTGATAGAAACTATATACAACGCGCTTAAAGCTATGCAAGATTCAGAGTTGCAGGAGATAGATATAACCCAGGTGACTATTGCAAAGGCAAAAAAAACCAGCTCAGGTACTATGATGATTTCAAGAAATCCGGTAATAATTTTCTCCGGTACAAAGTAA
- the cobI gene encoding precorrin-2 C(20)-methyltransferase, which yields MGNSTLYCVGCGPGDPDLLTLKAINIIKNADVIYTPTARENKPSVALSIVEKFLAKETEIRQLVFPMVKDYEKLREYWKINAKEIADAVRNGKKAVYLTVGDPSLYSTWIYIHREMCKNYKDIEINIVPGITSIFSFSAEIKTPIGEGEEIIGIIPACYNLDRLKIAAECCDTLVFLKDGRYFNNVIDILMESSFPEDSDIFIAEDVSTDNETLQKRKLVDVAKNKNENNDKYFSIMIAKKKK from the coding sequence ATGGGTAATTCTACATTATATTGTGTTGGCTGTGGTCCTGGTGATCCCGATTTACTAACCTTGAAAGCAATCAATATCATAAAAAACGCTGATGTGATTTATACCCCAACTGCGAGGGAGAATAAACCTAGTGTTGCTTTGTCAATAGTCGAAAAATTCCTCGCCAAAGAAACTGAAATTCGTCAGTTAGTTTTTCCCATGGTAAAAGATTACGAGAAATTAAGAGAATATTGGAAGATCAATGCCAAAGAAATAGCAGATGCGGTCAGGAATGGAAAAAAAGCTGTTTATTTAACTGTAGGTGATCCATCTCTTTACAGTACTTGGATATACATTCATAGAGAAATGTGCAAAAACTATAAGGACATTGAGATAAATATAGTACCAGGAATAACATCCATTTTCTCGTTTTCCGCCGAAATCAAAACTCCAATAGGAGAAGGAGAGGAGATAATAGGAATAATCCCCGCGTGTTATAATCTGGACAGATTAAAAATAGCAGCAGAATGTTGTGATACACTTGTTTTCTTAAAGGATGGTAGATATTTTAATAATGTAATAGACATACTAATGGAATCAAGTTTCCCGGAGGATTCAGATATTTTTATTGCTGAAGATGTCTCAACCGATAATGAAACATTACAAAAAAGGAAGCTTGTTGACGTCGCAAAAAACAAAAATGAAAACAATGATAAGTACTTTTCAATAATGATAGCCAAAAAGAAAAAATGA
- a CDS encoding CBS domain-containing protein, whose translation MSKDIRDETTGMTTRVLVSDVMNSPIVHAGPNDDLVTISKLMTDARIGSIVILDNDTPLGIITDWDIVSKAIAAGSIPSEIKASDIMKQLITITGEESITSAARLLRQHGIKRLGVTHKDNLVGIISVSDVLSVTPELFDVVSEKSLLIRGEIGRSPRNISGYCDECGEWSDFLLYADGSYTCEVCRGE comes from the coding sequence GTGTCTAAAGATATTAGAGATGAAACTACAGGTATGACCACTCGAGTATTAGTCAGTGATGTCATGAATAGCCCTATAGTTCATGCAGGACCAAACGATGACCTTGTCACGATTTCAAAACTTATGACTGATGCTCGGATTGGAAGCATTGTTATTTTAGATAATGATACACCGCTTGGAATAATTACTGATTGGGATATTGTTTCCAAAGCAATAGCTGCCGGTTCAATCCCTTCTGAAATTAAAGCATCGGATATAATGAAACAGTTAATTACTATTACTGGAGAGGAAAGTATTACATCCGCTGCCAGACTTTTACGACAACATGGAATTAAGCGTTTAGGAGTGACCCATAAAGATAATTTAGTCGGAATTATTTCGGTGTCTGATGTTCTTTCCGTCACACCGGAATTATTTGATGTAGTTTCTGAAAAATCGCTGCTTATAAGAGGCGAGATTGGACGCTCTCCGCGAAATATTTCTGGATACTGCGATGAATGTGGTGAATGGTCTGATTTTCTACTTTATGCAGATGGTTCTTACACCTGTGAAGTTTGCAGAGGGGAGTGA